One Rhodospirillaceae bacterium DNA window includes the following coding sequences:
- a CDS encoding amino acid ABC transporter ATP-binding protein, with translation MIHMNAVHKWYGEFHVLKDINLKVNKGERIVVCGPSGSGKSTMIRCLNRLEEHQQGQIIVEGTELTGDLKHIEQIRREVGMVFQHFNLFPHLSILDNLTLAPIWVRKMPKAEAEDIAMKYLERVKIPEQAAKYPGQLSGGQQQRVAIARSLCMSPKIMLFDEPTSALDPEMIKEVLDVMVELAQEGMTMIVVTHEMGFAKTVANRVIFMDEGQIIEENEPNEFFDNPQNDRTKLFLSQILH, from the coding sequence ATGATCCATATGAACGCGGTTCATAAATGGTACGGTGAATTCCATGTCCTCAAGGACATCAACCTGAAGGTTAACAAGGGTGAAAGAATCGTTGTTTGCGGTCCTTCCGGTTCCGGTAAATCAACGATGATCCGTTGCCTGAACCGCCTGGAAGAGCACCAGCAGGGACAAATTATCGTCGAAGGCACAGAGCTGACAGGTGACTTGAAGCATATCGAGCAAATCCGCCGTGAAGTCGGCATGGTGTTCCAGCACTTCAACCTGTTCCCGCATTTGTCCATTCTTGACAATCTCACCCTGGCGCCCATCTGGGTGCGCAAGATGCCGAAGGCCGAAGCCGAAGACATTGCCATGAAGTATCTGGAACGGGTTAAAATTCCCGAGCAGGCTGCCAAGTACCCGGGCCAGCTTTCGGGTGGTCAGCAGCAGCGGGTCGCCATTGCCCGTTCGCTGTGCATGAGCCCCAAGATCATGCTGTTTGATGAGCCGACATCCGCCCTTGATCCGGAAATGATCAAGGAAGTGCTCGACGTGATGGTCGAACTGGCCCAGGAAGGCATGACCATGATCGTGGTGACCCACGAAATGGGCTTTGCCAAAACCGTCGCCAACCGGGTCATTTTTATGGATGAGGGTCAGATTATTGAAGAGAATGAGCCTAATGAGTTCTTCGATAATCCGCAGAACGACCGCACCAAGCTGTTCTTAAGCCAGATTTTGCATTAG